The region TGCCAGCTTTTAATTCTTTGACTGCTCGTAGAATTCTCACCCATAACAAATACCTTCGCAGTGGAATTCCTAAATTTTCTTTAAACAAACGGATCAATCTATCTTCTGAAATGGAAAAATCTTTTCCAATTTCTTTCATCCGAATGCTATTTGGAATTTCCATTCTAATTTTTTGAGCAATTTTTTGAATTCTTGGATCAATGTTTGTTTCCAAAGTATCAAATGGGTAAACAGTTCTTAGTAAGCTTAATTGAAGTTTGGTGGCTTCCGTATCATTTAAATCACCATAATAAAGTGCCTTAAGAGAATCCATTAAAGGTAAAAAATTTTGTATGTCTAAATGTTTGACTTCACCTGAAGATATATGTTTTGAGATAGAACCAAATTCGTAAGTTTCTGGATCTATCAGTAATGCGACCATTTCCACTCCAGGCGAAATAGTTCTGTGATGAGTGTTGGGGCCAACAAGTGCGACTCGGTAAAATTGTTTACCCAAATCTGTTTCGATCATGATTTCTTTTTCTAAAGAAATGGCGAGTGTGGCAGCATAATGGGAATGAAAATCGGTCTGCATATTGTTTGTTGCAAACATCACACGACTATTCCATAAATAAAGTATGCTTTTGCTTTCAGACTCCATT is a window of Leptospira kanakyensis DNA encoding:
- a CDS encoding helix-turn-helix transcriptional regulator: MFATNNMQTDFHSHYAATLAISLEKEIMIETDLGKQFYRVALVGPNTHHRTISPGVEMVALLIDPETYEFGSISKHISSGEVKHLDIQNFLPLMDSLKALYYGDLNDTEATKLQLSLLRTVYPFDTLETNIDPRIQKIAQKIRMEIPNSIRMKEIGKDFSISEDRLIRLFKENLGIPLRRYLLWVRILRAVKELKAGNNLTDAAHAAGFSDSAHFSRTFKENFGFIPSLFFGHLKTAEVRFCEPNEIL